Proteins from a genomic interval of Capsicum annuum cultivar UCD-10X-F1 chromosome 4, UCD10Xv1.1, whole genome shotgun sequence:
- the LOC107866774 gene encoding glyceraldehyde-3-phosphate dehydrogenase B, chloroplastic (The RefSeq protein has 1 substitution, 1 non-frameshifting indel compared to this genomic sequence) produces the protein MASHAALASSRIPTSTRLPSNKNSYSFPTQCLSKKFEVADFSGLRSSGCVTFSNRESSFFDVVSAQLTPKTTGSAAPVKGETVAKLKVAINGFGRIGRNFLRCWHGHKDSPLDVLVVNDSGGVKNASHLLKYDSMLGTFKAEVKIVDNETISVDGKHIKVVSSRDPLKLPWAELGIDIVIEGTGVFVDGPGAGKHIQAGAKKVIITAPAKGADIPTYVFGVNEQDYSHEVANIISNASCTTNCLAPFVKVMDEELGIVKGTMTTTHSYTGDQRLLDASHRDLRRARAAALNIVPTSTGAAKAVSLVLPQLKGKLNGIALRVPTPNVSVVDLVVNVEKKGITAEDVNAAFRKAADGPLKGILDVCDVPLVSVDFRCSDVSSTIDSSLTMVMGDDMVKVVAWYDNEWGYSQRVVDLAHLVASKWPGVGVAVPGTGDPLDEFCETNPADEECKVYE, from the exons ATGGCTTCTCATGCAGCTTTGGCTTCTTCAAGAATCCCTACAAGCACAAGGCTTCCTTCCAATAAGAACTCCTACTCATTCCCCACACAATGTTTATCCAAG AAATTTGAAGTAGCTGACTTTTCTGGTCTTAGATCAAGTGGATGTGTGACATTTTCCAACAGAGAGTCTTCATTCTTTGATGTTGTCTCAGCTCAACTCACTCCAAAG ACAACAGGATCAGCCCCGGTTAAGGGAGAAACTGTTGCTAAATTGAAGGTTGCTATCAACGGATTTGGACGAATTGGTAGGAATTTCCTCCGATGCTGGCATGGTCGCAAGGATTCACCGCTTGATGTTCTGGTTGTCAATGACAGTGGTGGTGTCAAGAAC GCATCTCACTTGCTGAAGTATGATTCAATGCTGGGAACATTCAAGGCTGAAGTTAAAATAGTGGATAATGAAACCATTAGTGTCGATGGAAAGCACATCAAGGTTGTTTCTAGCAGAGATCCCCTCAAGCTTCCTTGGGCTGAACTTGGCATTGACATCGTTATTGAG GGAACCGGTGTGTTTGTTGATGGTCCAGGTGCTGGGAAACACATCCAAGCTGGTGCCAAGAAAGTTATCATCACTGCACCAGCAAAAGGTGCTGACATTCCTACCTATGTTTTTGGAGTGAACGAGCAAGACTACTCTCACGAGGTTGCCAACATCATAAG CAATGCCTCTTGCACCACTAACTGCTTGGCTCCATTTGTCAAAGTCATGGATGAAGAACTTG GAATTGTGAAGGGTACAATGACAACAACTCACTCTTACACCGGAGATCAG AGGCTTCTCGATGCTTCACACCGCGACTTGAGGAGAGCGAGGGCAGCAGCATTGAACATCGTCCCAACCAGCACTGGTGCAGCCAAGGCTGTGTCTTTAGTGCTACCTCAGCTTAAGGGAAAGCTCAACGGCATTGCTCTCCGAGTGCCAACACCTAATGTCTCAGTTGTTGACCTCGTTGTCAACGTTGAGAAGAAAGGAATTACAGCTGAGGATGTGAATGCAGCTTTCAGAAAGGCTGCTGATGGTCCACTGAAAGGCATATTAGATGTGTGTGATGTTCCACTTGTTTCAGTTGACTTCCGATGCTCTGACGTTTCATCCACCATCGACTCCTCCTTGACCATGGTCATGGGAGACGATATGGTCAAGGTTGTCGCATGGTATGACAACGAGTGGGGATACAG CCAAAGAGTGGTGGACTTGGCTCATCTAGTAGCAAGCAAATGGCCAGGTGTTGGTGTTGCAGTACCAGGAACTGGAGATCCATTGGATGAGTTCTGTGAGACAAATCCTGCTGATGAGGAATGCAAAGTCTATGAATAG
- the LOC107866775 gene encoding uncharacterized protein LOC107866775 produces MTVLSNSLVLTKPTSPSLYLSSGSCLKSLDQNVSATKLSFGPSYGGKTYSSKRSLTIQASYSDGGRPSGSGAGIFVGGFVLGGLIVGTLGCVFAPQISKALAGTDKKDLMRKLPKFIYDEDKALEKQRKKLAEKIDQLNSAIDDISTQLRSDDRPNGAAVNSDDVEAVV; encoded by the exons ATGACAGTTCTTTCAAATTCACTGGTTTTAACCAAACCAACAAGCCCTTCTCTCTATTTATCTTCTG GTTCTTGCTTGAAGTCACTAGACCAGAATGTTAGTGCTACCAAATTGTCCTTTGGTCCAAGTTACGGAGGAAAAACATATTCTTCTAAAAGATCATTGACCATTCAAGCTTCATACAG TGATGGTGGAAGGCCAAGTGGAAGCGGTGCTGGTATCTTTGTTGGTGGCTTTGTTTTGGGAGGATTAATTGTTGGCACACTTGGTTGTGTGTTTGCACCTCAG ATCAGCAAGGCATTAGCTGGAACTGATAAGAAGGACCTGATGAGAAAATTGCCCAAGTTTATATATGACGAAGACAAAGCATTAGAG AAACAACGCAAGAAGCTTGCTGAAAAGATTGACCAGCTGAACTCAGCCATTGATGACATCTCCACTCAGTTGAGGTCAGACGACAGACCAAATGGAGCTGCTGTGAACTCAGATGATGTTGAAGCTGTTGTATAA